In one Gadus morhua chromosome 7, gadMor3.0, whole genome shotgun sequence genomic region, the following are encoded:
- the LOC115546775 gene encoding putative nuclease HARBI1 isoform X1 — protein MKKIILPMAVLSLLEDIANGHIRRERIFREREDLLANDDDWLMSRFRFPRPVLLELCAELRPALERHTARSQGLSVPTQVLTTLGFLATGAFQRELADRSGVCQSTLSRAMPAVWDGIIRMSSRKHFHSINVQVICDAQMQLLNMVARWPGSTHDSFILTNSMVGNRLEAGTVRDGWLLGE, from the exons atgaagaaaattattTTACCAATGGCTGTGTTatcgttgttagaggacatcgcaaatggtcacaTCCGAAGGGAACGTATATTTAGGGAACGCGAGGACTTACTCGCAAATGATGACGATTGGCTCATGAGCCGATTTCGTTTCCCCAGGCCAGTATTACTGGAGCTGTGCGCAGAGCTGCGGCCGGCCCTAGAGCGCCACACAGCCAGGAGCCAGGGGTTGTCCGTGCCCACACAGGTGCTGACCACGCTGGGGTTCCTGGCAACAGGGGCCTTCCAGCGGGAGCTGGCCGATCGGTCAGGAGTGTGCCAGTCCACCCTGAGCCGAGCCATGCCAGCTGTGTGGGACGGAATCATCCGAATGTCATCCAG GAAACACTTTCATTCTATCAATGTCCAAGTGATATGTGATGCGCAAATGCAGCTCCTTAACATGGTGGCAAGGTGGCCTGGTTCAACGCACGATTCATTCATTCTGACCAACAGCATGGTTGGGAACAGGCTGGAGGCTGGCACTGTGCGCGATGGGTGGCTTCTGGGTGAGTAA
- the LOC115546775 gene encoding putative nuclease HARBI1 isoform X2 — MKKIILPMAVLSLLEDIANGHIRRERIFREREDLLANDDDWLMSRFRFPRPVLLELCAELRPALERHTARSQGLSVPTQVLTTLGFLATGAFQRELADRSGVCQSTLSRAMPAVWDGIIRMSSSMVGNRLEAGTVRDGWLLGE, encoded by the exons atgaagaaaattattTTACCAATGGCTGTGTTatcgttgttagaggacatcgcaaatggtcacaTCCGAAGGGAACGTATATTTAGGGAACGCGAGGACTTACTCGCAAATGATGACGATTGGCTCATGAGCCGATTTCGTTTCCCCAGGCCAGTATTACTGGAGCTGTGCGCAGAGCTGCGGCCGGCCCTAGAGCGCCACACAGCCAGGAGCCAGGGGTTGTCCGTGCCCACACAGGTGCTGACCACGCTGGGGTTCCTGGCAACAGGGGCCTTCCAGCGGGAGCTGGCCGATCGGTCAGGAGTGTGCCAGTCCACCCTGAGCCGAGCCATGCCAGCTGTGTGGGACGGAATCATCCGAATGTCATCCAG CATGGTTGGGAACAGGCTGGAGGCTGGCACTGTGCGCGATGGGTGGCTTCTGGGTGAGTAA